The Intrasporangium calvum DSM 43043 sequence TACTCGACGACCGCCTCGTTGAGCGCCGGCCAGGTCTCGTGGCGCTCCACCGGGATGACCGTCCCCACGACGTGGTCCGCGTGGACCTCGATGAGGTTCCACGACTGTGGCCCGTCGACGGCCATGAGCAGCTCACGCGGCGCTCCGGCGTCGTCGACGTAGCAGATGCCGCCGGCCACGAAGACGGGAATCGCACCGAGGGTCCCGAAGCTCGTCACGTGCAGGTGTCCACTGAGGATCGCGCGGACGTCCGTCCCCTCCAAGGCCGTGCGGAGGCGCGGCACGTCCTCGAAGTCGAGCAGCTGCATGAGCGGCGAGCGGTAGGTGATGGGCGGATGGTGCATGACGAGGATCGTCCCGTGTGGGGCCGGCTCCGTGAGCTGGTCGGCCAGCCAGGCGTACTGCGCGTCCGAGAAGCCTCCGTGGTGAAACCCCGGCAGGGCTGAGTCGAGCGTGAGGATCCGTAGGCCGTTCACCTTCGTCACGGTGTCCTGCGGCTCGTCCGTGTCGACGGCGTGGAGGCCTGCAGCCAGCGCGCGCCGCTCGTCGTGGTTGCCCCCGGTGACGACGACTGGCGCTGCCAGCCGTTCACTCACCGGGGCGACGATCTCGCGGAGCAGGGCGTAGGCCTCCGGCTGACCGACGTCCGTGAGGTCACCGGACAGCACGAGCGCATCGATCCCCTCCCCTGACTCCTCCACGCGGGCCAGCGCCTTGCGGAACTGGGCCGCGGTGTCGATGTGCCCGTGCAGGAGCCCTTCCCCGGCGATGAGGTGCAGGTCGCTCAGGTGGGCGATGACGTGGGTCGGGGCCGGCTGGGTTCCGTGGACCACCATGCCCAGAGCGTATGCCGCTGAGCTCGCTCGGCGGGACCACGCCAGTTCCCTTGTCGCCGGCTCGACCTCGCTGGGGGGGCCGGTCCTCGGCGGCTCTGCGTAACCTGGGTGCGGTCGACAGGAGGTGCTTCGTGCCCATCCCCCACTTCGTCACCGGGTTCAACAAGCGCTACACCAACCGGGCCCTGGTGCACTTGGCGGGCCGTGGGCCCTTTGTCGAGCTCGAGCACGTGGGGCGTCGCACGGGGGCCGTCTACCGCGTCCCGCTCGTCGCTCTTCGGCACGGGGAGCGGGTCACCATCGCGCTGACCTACGGGCCGAACGTCGACTGGCTCAAGAACCTCCGTGCTGCCGGGGGTGGACGCATGCACCTCGGCACCCGCCTCCTGCAGCTCGGTCCCCCACGCCGTCTGCCCACTGCTGACGGGCTGCAGCGGATGCCCCGGGTCGCCCGTCCGATCCTGCCGTTGACAGGCACCACGGACTTCATCGAGCTCGACATCCGTTCCGAGGCGCCGTTTGCGGGCTGGTGACGCTCAGCGCTTCCGTCGACGCTGACAGCCGGGGCACCAGTAGAGGGTTCTGCCGCCGATCAGCTCGGCGCGGATCCGGCGTCCGCAACGGTCGCAGGCCTCACCTGTCCGCTTGTACGTGTGGAACCGCCGGTCGAAGTGGTCGCCGAGCCGTTCACCGCTCAACGTCTCCGTGATGGCGAGGGACGAGCCGTCTGCGACCATCTCCGCAGCGGCAGCGACCTGGTCCTGCATGGTGAGGATCTGCGAGAAGGCCATCCCCAACGGAAGCAGCGTGACGAGGTCCTCCCAGACGTCGTCCCACAGGCGACGTCCCAGGTCGCGGCCGCGGGTGAAGGGGTCGATGCGGTGCCGAAAGAGCACCTCGCAGCGGTAGACGTTCCCGACACCGGCGACCACGGCCTGGTCCATCAAGAGCTCGGCAATCGTCTTGCGGCTCATGGAGATCCGCTCCCATCCCCGCTCCGAGCCGGAGGGGACGTCGGGAGCGTGCAGCGGGTCGGGGCCGAGCTTGGCGAGCACTGCTGCGCGAGTGGGTTCATCGACGAGCGCGCAGATCATCGGACCGCGCAGCTCGGCCACGTACCGCCGACCCTCCAGCTGCAGCCGTGCTGGAGTTCCGGCTGGCCCCAAGGGATCCCGTGGTTTCACGTGAAACGTGCCGATGAGACCGAGATGGACGTGGAGAGTCAGGTCGTCGAAGTCGAGGAAGAGGTGCTTGCCCCTCGCCGAGGCCTGGTCGAGCCTCCGTCCGTCGATCACCGCGGCATCGGACGCAAAGCGACCCTGGGGGCTCGAGACGCTGATGGCCTCGCCGCCGAGCGTCCGGTTCAGTCGCGCGGCGAGCGCATGGATCGTATGTCCCTCCGGCACGTCAGGAGAGCGGGTCCATACCCATGATGCCGATGATGCGCTTGAGGTCCTCCATCGAGGCGAACTCCACGGTGATCTTGCCCTTTCGCTGTCCCAGCGAGATGGCGACACGCGTCTCGAGGTGGTCGGCCAGTCCGGTGGTGAAGTCGTCGAGCTGCGGGTGCCGGGTGCCGGCGCGCGGGCGGCGCGGTTTGGGCGCCACGTCGCCGTCACCCAGGGCCACAAGCTCCTCGACCGTTCGCACCGAGAGCCCCTCGGCCACGATTCGCTGGGCCATGCGCTCCATCGCGGCGGCGTCGGCGAGGCCGAGGAGAGCGCGGGCATGTCCGGCGCTCAGGATCCCGGCAGCGAGGCGTCGTTGGACCAACGGCGGAAGCTTGAGCAGGCGCAGGGTGTTGGAGATCTGCGGCCGCGACCGGCCGATGCGCTGCGCGAGCTCCTCATGGGAGCAGCCGAAGTCGTCGAGCAGCTGCTGGTAGGCGGCCGCCTCCTCGAGCGGGTTCAGCTGGCTGCGGTGGAGGTTCTCCAGGAGCGCGTCACGGAGCAGAGCATCGTCCTGCGTCTCCTTGATGATCGCGGGGACGGTCTCCAGCCCGGCACCCTGGGTGGCCCGCCACCGCCGCTCCCCCATGATGATCTCGAACTGCTTGCCGTCCGCATCGGACAGCTGGTCCGCGGGGATGCGTCGAACGACGATGGGCTGAAGGACCCCGATCTCCCGGATCGAGTGCTCGAGCTCGGCCATGTCGTCCTCGTCGAAGACCGAGCGTGGCTGCTTCGGGTTCGGACGGATCAGATCGATGCCGATCTCGGCGAACTCGGCCCCCGGGACGGGAGCCAGGTGACCCGTCTCGGTCGTTTGGTCGCCGGGGGCCCCGCCCTCCGTGGCACGAGACGCCGGGGCGAGCGACGGGTCAGTTCCGGCGCGCCCGCCGTCTGGGCTGACGTCCCGTGGACCCGCCGGCGAATCCCCGACTGCCCCAGCAGGCTTCTGGTCGTGGAAGAACACGTCGACGGGCCGGCCGCCTCCCCCAGAGGGCGTGCTCGGGATGAGAGCTCCCAGTCCCCGACCCAGGGCCCGCCGCTTCTCCGCCATCTGCTGTCCCTCCACTCGTCGCCGCGACCGTCGCGCCGGGCCAAGTCTAGGTGACGGGCTCTCACCTCCCCGCCACGCTCGCCCGCTCCGTCAATCGTGTCGGTTGCCGACTCGTTTCACGTGAAACAGGCGGGATGCCACCCCGGCCTACACCGTCACCGATCCCGGACAACTTGCCAACTGCGGCTTGGGCGGGCCCTTTTCTGACGCGGTCTCACGTCGTTGCCCTCCGACGGAGAGCCGGCCGGCGCGGGCAGCAGGACTCCAGGGCATGGCCACAGACAAGAGCGGGGCCGTTTCACGTGAAACGGCCCCGCCCCAGTACGCCGGCTGTCACAGCACCCCTGCGGCACCTCGGTCCGCGATCTCCCCGGCGGCTTCGAGGTAAGCCAGGGCGCCGCTGCTGGTGGGGTCGTAGGTCATCACTGTCTCCCCGAAGCTCGGAGCCTCCGACACTCTCACCGACCGAGGCACGGTGATGCGCAGCACCTGCTCGGGGAAGTGTTCGCGCACCTCGTCCGCGACCTGGGCCGAGAGACGCGTGCGGCCGTCGTACATCGTCAGCAGGATGGTCGACACGTGGAGGTCCGGGTTGAGGTGGGCGCGGACCAGCTCGATGTTCTTCAGGAGCTGCGACAGCCCTTCGAGTGCGTAGTACTCGCACTGGATCGGGATGAAGACCTCGGTCGCCGCCACCATCGCGTTCACGGTCAGCAGACCGAGGCTCGGGGGACAGTCGATGAGGATGTAGTCGTAGTCGTGGCCTGTCTCGCCGGCGGCGGCGATCGCCTTCTGCAGACGCGACTCACGGGCAACCAGGGACACCAGCTCGATCTCAGCCCCAGCCAGGTCGATCGTCGCCGGAGCGCAGAAGAGCCCGTCCACCGTCGTGCAGGGCTGCACGACGTCGAGCAGGGGCTCCCCCTCGACAAGAACGTCGTAGATGGAGGGCACTTCCGCGTGATGGTCGATCCCCAGAGCGGTGCTCGCATTTCCTTGAGGGTCGAGGTCGATGACGAGCACCTTGAGGCCGGACTGGGCCATGGCCGCTGCCACGTTCACCGTCGTCGTGGTCTTGCCGACCCCGCCCTTCTGGTTGGCCACCGTCATGACCCGGCTGTGGACCGGCTTGGGGAACGGCCGGCCCGCGAGCTGCCTGTGTCGCCGCAGATTCTCAGCCACAGCGTGTTCGTCGTCGGCGGGCGGCAGTGGCGCACTCTCGACATGGATGGGCGGCTCGAGATCGACGCCGCCCGGGACCGAGACGGCCGGCGCAGGCGCCGCGGGCTCACGGTCATCCACACGGTTTTCCCCAACGGTGGCATGCACCGATTCGTGCGGAGGAGGGACGTCCGGGTCGGTGTTGTCCACATTGTTGTCCACAGCCTCGGCAACCAGTTCAGGGGACGCCGATCCACTCCCGCCAGCGGCGTCGGTTCCGGATGGCGGGGTGACGCGCTGACCGGCCGCGGCCTGGCTGCCGTCGAGCCCTGCCACCTCCGTGCCCGGCGACGGGCTGTTCCCGCCATGGTCCCCAATGACCCGCCTGGGGGTTCCCCCGGCGATGTCATCGAGGTCCTGGGGCGTGAAGTAGATGTCGGCTCCCACCGCCCGGCCGTCGGAAGCGCGGGCCTCACCGGGAGCGTTGGACCGGAGGGCAGCACCCAGTCCCTCAGCCCGTGACGGGCTGCCGAACGACTGGCCGCGATGGGCGGTACCCTCGCCCGGGGCCAGGGGCGGGCGACGATCGAGGCCCGACGCCGGCGGTGCTGGCTCTGCGGAGCTCGGTTCCGGTCGCTCACTGTCAGAGGTGTGCTCCACACTCCCACTGTCACCTACGCCCTGTGCGGACCCTGTCGGGCGCAGGCGGCTCGGCTCGGCGACCTCCTCGTCGTTGGGGGCCTCAGCCGGCCGACCTTCGTCGAGGACGTCCGTGGCGTCCACCGTGGCGTCCACGGCTTCTCCCGCGTCAGCGTCAGGCGGGGGCCATTCGTACCCGGGTGGAGAGCCGGCTGGAGCGTCGACCACATCCCCACCCCCGGGGTGGGCAGGTTCCTCGGGCGCCGTTTCACGTGAAACACCATCATGCGAGTCGGCCCAACCGAGCCGTCGGTGCTCTGCCGTCGGCTCTGGAGTGGCGGTGGGCCAGCCAAGGTTGCTCACGGGGTCGGTACCTCCAGATGGGTGTCGGCTGCTGCTTCTCCGGAACAGGCTTCGCCAACGCAACGGTCTCTTCTCGATCATGTAGTACGACGTCCTCGAGTGCGAGACGCCGAGCCGGTCCCCCGGCCACCCTTGGGGCGATCCGCCCTCCGGCGTGCCGAACCAGCGCTCGACGGTGTCTGGATCCGGAAGCGGCGGCGGTCGATCGAGTCCCCGATGGTCACACGGAGGACGATAGTCGGCTCCGGGGCCAGGCCCGCACCGATGACCTCGACCCCTGCGTCAACCACTCCCAGCCGAGTCAGGGCTGCCCGGTGTTCGCGGAGCTCCTCCCCCGCACGGCTGCCCTTGAGCGCGAGCAACGAACCGCGCGGCTCGAGCAGGGGCAGGGTCCAGTGGGCCAGCTGGAGGATCCCGGAGACGGCCCGTGCGGTCACCCAAGGTGCCGAAATGCGGTCCCACATCGACTCGGCGCGTGCGGTGTGGATGACCACGTTCTCGAGCTCGAGCCGAGCCGTCACGCCGGACAGCCACCCAGTGCGTCGGGCCAACGGCTCGACGAGGTGCACCTCGAGATCCGGACGGGCAATGGCGAGGACCAGCCCCGGGAGGCCCGCACCCGAACCGATGTCGATGACCCGCTGCCCCGGCGTGCCGACGGGGATGACGTGGTGAACCAGGCCGCAGTTGAGGACGTGACGGTCCCAGAGGCGGGGAGCCTCTCGCGGCCCGATCAGCCCGTGACTGATACCGGTGTCCGCCAGGATGGTGACGAACTCCTCCGCCAGCGACAGACGTGTTCCGAAGACGGCGGCTGCGGCAGTTGGGGTGGCCGGGACGCCGGGTGCCGGTTCAGGACGCTCTGGGCCGGTCGGTTCGGCCAGGACCGGGTCGTCGGCAGATCCGCCCGAGCCGGTTGCGGAGGACAGGGGCTCGGTCGTCCCTCCGTGGAGCGGCGACCCTCCATCAGAGTCCGTCAACGCCCTCCCCCTCGTCGAGTCCCGGTCCCATCTCGCTGCAGGCGCGGAAGGGGCTATGTGTGTTTCACGTGAAACAGACGGCTTTCAGTTCGGCAGAATGACGACGTGCCGGTTGGGGTCGACGCCCTCCGACTCGGAGACCAGTCCGGCCGCGGCGACGACGTCGTGCACGACCTTCCGCTCGAACGCTGACATCGGCTCGAGAGACTGCTTCTCCCCGGAGGCCCGAACTGCATCAATGGCCGACGTGGCCAGCCCGACCAAGGTCGCCCGCCGCTCAGCCCGGTAGCCGGCGACGTCGAGCATGAGTCGGCTCCGCTCCCCAGTCTCCGCTTGCACCGCGAGCCGCGCCAACTCCTGCAGGGCCTCGAGCACCCGGCCGTCCGGACCGACGAGACGGCGTGGCACGCGCCCCTCGTCCGAGTCGACGATCGCGACGGCGGCCCGATCCCCATCGACGTCGACGTCGAGGTCGCCGTCGAGGTCGGCAATGTCGAGCAGTGTCTCCAGGAAGTCTGCGGCAACCTCCCCCTCGCGTTCCAACTGCCTCACCCGCGAGGACTTGCCACGGGCTGCGTCCTCGGTGTTCTGGGGCTCGTCGGCGTCGGCAGCCGGCCCACCTTCGGCAGCCGCGTCGACGGGAGTCTCCGAGTCCTGGGCCTGGGACTCCTGCGCCTCAGTGGGCGCTTCATCGGGTGCGGCAACGGGTGCGGCAACGGGTGTGGCAACGGCGACGGTCTCCACGTCGCTCTGGGGGGTCGTGTCACTCATGGGGGAGTTGCTCCTTTTGTTCACAAAGTTCCCACAACCTGTGGACAGCTGCAGGCCCCGGTTGCGTCTTGCACGATTGAGCGGCCGCCCTCGGTGGTTCCAGCGCGTCGCGCGCGGATCCTCTGGCAGCCTCATGTGGGAGTCCTAGCCGCGCTCCTGCGCGGACGAGGGCTTCTTCGTCTTGGGCTTCTTCTTCCTGCCTGGTTGCGGGCCGTTGGTGCCCGGTTGCTTGTCGCCCTGAGCGGGCTTGGAGCCGGTCTCGGGGGGTGTGCCCACCGTGGGGCCCGCCTTCGGAGCTCCGCCGCCCTTGGCGCGCTTCTTGCTCTTGGGCTGCTGGCGCTGCCCGGACTTCAGGGCCTCAGCCTCCTCGGCCAGCTGGGCCTCGAGACCGGGCACGGTCACGTGCTTCGTGGCCCGCCCTTTGCGGCGGTCCCGCTCCTCCATCGCCTGGTACGCGAGGGAGCCGGGCGCCGGCATGTTCCGAATGACGTAGAACTGCTGACCCATCGTCCAGAGGTTCGTGGTGGTCCAGTAGATGAGGACACCGACCGGGAAGTTGACGCCGGAGATCGCAAAGAAGATCGGCATCAGGTAGAGAAGGACCTTCTGCTGCTTCGCGAAGGGGTTGTCCAACGCGGACGCGGGCATGTTCTTGCGCATCAACTGGTGCTGGGTCGTGAAGGTCGTCACGGACATCGCGGCGATGAGCACGGCCGCGAGGATCTTCGTGCTCGTCCCCGGCGAGGTGAGGAAGGCATCGGAAAGACGTGACCCGAAGATCCGGGAGTCCTCGATGGACAGCGCGACCGCCTTGGTGATCGGCCCGACCGGGCTACCGCCACCCTTGATGTTGCCCTCGGCGATCGACTTCAGGTTGTTGAGCAGTTGGAAGAGCGCGAAGAAGAACGGCGACTGGAGGAGGATCGGCAGACACGAGCTGAACGGGTTGGTGCCCGTCCGCCGGTAGAGATCCATGATCTCCGCCTGCTGAGCCTTCTGGCTCTCGGGGTCGCGCTTGCCCTTGTACTTCTTCTGGATCTTCTGCATCTCGGGCTGGATCAGCTGCATCTTCCGAGATGAGTGGATCTGTCGCACGAAGAGCGGGATGAGCAGAACCCGGACGACGACGGTCAGCCCGACGATGGACAGGGCCCAGGCCCAGCCCGTCGGCAGGCCGATGAGGTCGAAAAGCCAGTGCCAGGCGTACATCACCCACGCCTCACCCAGCTTGATCGGGTAAAGGATGGTGTTGAAGAATTCGATCAACGGAGGTCCTCTGTCGTCGGGCGGCGGATCGCGCGGCCGCTCAGCACTGTCGGCTCATCATGCCGGATGGTCAGGTCGGGATGTCCGGCGAGGGGCCGCGGCCGGACGGTTCGGGGCGGGTTCACCAGCAGTCCCGGAGTCCGGCGCGGTGACGGGATCCGCGTCGGTGTCGACAGGGGGCCGGTAGTCCTCCGGTCGCCACACGTTCCGTTCGGCCCACGTGTGCGGCACGGGATCGACGCCGCCCGGTGTCCAGGGGTGGCACCGCCCGAGCCGTCGGATCGCGAGCCAGCCGCCCTTGATCGGGCCGAACCGCTCGAGGGACTCGACCGCGTAGGCCGAGCAGGTGGGGTGGAAGCGGCAGGTCGCGGGCCGCAGCGGGGAGACGAACCGCTGGTACAGCCGAACGGCCCAGACGAACGGCAGCGCCAGCGAGCGGCTCGACAGACTAGCGGTACCCGACCCCTCACCAGTGGTCACGAGGACGCCTTGGAAACTGAGCGGCATACGCGATCCAATTGCAGGGCAATGGAATCCGCGAGCTCTTGGTACGACGCCAGAGCTGCTGAGGGGTTCGCCCGGACCACGACGTCAACCCCGAGGGGGATGCCGCTGAGCTGGGTCGCCACGGCGGCGCGCAGTCGCCGTTTGGTCAGGTTGCGGGTCACCGCGTTGCCGACCGCCTTGGACACAACAAAACCGACGCGCGGCGGAAGCTCCGCCCTCGCATCGGTTCGGTTGGCATGCACGACGATGAGTCGCCCGCCCGCTCTGCTTGCACCAGACCCGCGTACTGCCGCCGTGAAGTCCGCCCGCTCTCGCAGGCGATGACGTGCCGGCAGCACGCCGGCCCTCAGGCAGAGAGCTCGGCGCGGCCCTTGCGACGACGTGCAGCCAGGATGGCACGCCCGGCGCGCGTGCGCATCCGCAGGCGGAAGCCGTGGGTCTTGGCGCGGCGACGGTTGTTCGGCTGGAAGGTGCGCTTGCTCACGAGGTTCTCCGTTGCTTGCGGGCGGGAACGGCACGGGCCGATCCGCCCGAGTCCAATCGAGTGGTTCAACTGCGGATGCAGCTAGGCGGCGACCGCAATCGGCAAGCCCATGGAGCAACCACCGAGCCAAAGGGGATCGGGGGCCGTGCCACGGGCATGCGAAGGAGGTCGCGGACACGCTCGGTCAACGATACGGGAGCGTGGGAAGGGGGGTCAAACCAGCGGCCCGCTTCCCCCTCGTCACCACAACCTTCCCATCGTCGGGGCGGTTCAGACGAATGCAACTCGACACGCCGAGGAATCTCGCCTTTTCATGCGGTGAGGTTGTCAGTGGCATCCCGAGTTGTTAGGT is a genomic window containing:
- a CDS encoding metallophosphoesterase; its protein translation is MVVHGTQPAPTHVIAHLSDLHLIAGEGLLHGHIDTAAQFRKALARVEESGEGIDALVLSGDLTDVGQPEAYALLREIVAPVSERLAAPVVVTGGNHDERRALAAGLHAVDTDEPQDTVTKVNGLRILTLDSALPGFHHGGFSDAQYAWLADQLTEPAPHGTILVMHHPPITYRSPLMQLLDFEDVPRLRTALEGTDVRAILSGHLHVTSFGTLGAIPVFVAGGICYVDDAGAPRELLMAVDGPQSWNLIEVHADHVVGTVIPVERHETWPALNEAVVEYLATVAVEDQRTVFSTKR
- a CDS encoding nitroreductase family deazaflavin-dependent oxidoreductase; the encoded protein is MPIPHFVTGFNKRYTNRALVHLAGRGPFVELEHVGRRTGAVYRVPLVALRHGERVTIALTYGPNVDWLKNLRAAGGGRMHLGTRLLQLGPPRRLPTADGLQRMPRVARPILPLTGTTDFIELDIRSEAPFAGW
- a CDS encoding Fpg/Nei family DNA glycosylase produces the protein MPEGHTIHALAARLNRTLGGEAISVSSPQGRFASDAAVIDGRRLDQASARGKHLFLDFDDLTLHVHLGLIGTFHVKPRDPLGPAGTPARLQLEGRRYVAELRGPMICALVDEPTRAAVLAKLGPDPLHAPDVPSGSERGWERISMSRKTIAELLMDQAVVAGVGNVYRCEVLFRHRIDPFTRGRDLGRRLWDDVWEDLVTLLPLGMAFSQILTMQDQVAAAAEMVADGSSLAITETLSGERLGDHFDRRFHTYKRTGEACDRCGRRIRAELIGGRTLYWCPGCQRRRKR
- a CDS encoding ParB/RepB/Spo0J family partition protein, with the protein product MAEKRRALGRGLGALIPSTPSGGGGRPVDVFFHDQKPAGAVGDSPAGPRDVSPDGGRAGTDPSLAPASRATEGGAPGDQTTETGHLAPVPGAEFAEIGIDLIRPNPKQPRSVFDEDDMAELEHSIREIGVLQPIVVRRIPADQLSDADGKQFEIIMGERRWRATQGAGLETVPAIIKETQDDALLRDALLENLHRSQLNPLEEAAAYQQLLDDFGCSHEELAQRIGRSRPQISNTLRLLKLPPLVQRRLAAGILSAGHARALLGLADAAAMERMAQRIVAEGLSVRTVEELVALGDGDVAPKPRRPRAGTRHPQLDDFTTGLADHLETRVAISLGQRKGKITVEFASMEDLKRIIGIMGMDPLS
- a CDS encoding ParA family protein, whose protein sequence is MAENLRRHRQLAGRPFPKPVHSRVMTVANQKGGVGKTTTTVNVAAAMAQSGLKVLVIDLDPQGNASTALGIDHHAEVPSIYDVLVEGEPLLDVVQPCTTVDGLFCAPATIDLAGAEIELVSLVARESRLQKAIAAAGETGHDYDYILIDCPPSLGLLTVNAMVAATEVFIPIQCEYYALEGLSQLLKNIELVRAHLNPDLHVSTILLTMYDGRTRLSAQVADEVREHFPEQVLRITVPRSVRVSEAPSFGETVMTYDPTSSGALAYLEAAGEIADRGAAGVL
- the rsmG gene encoding 16S rRNA (guanine(527)-N(7))-methyltransferase RsmG is translated as MTDSDGGSPLHGGTTEPLSSATGSGGSADDPVLAEPTGPERPEPAPGVPATPTAAAAVFGTRLSLAEEFVTILADTGISHGLIGPREAPRLWDRHVLNCGLVHHVIPVGTPGQRVIDIGSGAGLPGLVLAIARPDLEVHLVEPLARRTGWLSGVTARLELENVVIHTARAESMWDRISAPWVTARAVSGILQLAHWTLPLLEPRGSLLALKGSRAGEELREHRAALTRLGVVDAGVEVIGAGLAPEPTIVLRVTIGDSIDRRRFRIQTPSSAGSARRRADRPKGGRGTGSASRTRGRRTT
- a CDS encoding protein jag; the encoded protein is MSDTTPQSDVETVAVATPVAAPVAAPDEAPTEAQESQAQDSETPVDAAAEGGPAADADEPQNTEDAARGKSSRVRQLEREGEVAADFLETLLDIADLDGDLDVDVDGDRAAVAIVDSDEGRVPRRLVGPDGRVLEALQELARLAVQAETGERSRLMLDVAGYRAERRATLVGLATSAIDAVRASGEKQSLEPMSAFERKVVHDVVAAAGLVSESEGVDPNRHVVILPN
- the yidC gene encoding membrane protein insertase YidC, with translation MIEFFNTILYPIKLGEAWVMYAWHWLFDLIGLPTGWAWALSIVGLTVVVRVLLIPLFVRQIHSSRKMQLIQPEMQKIQKKYKGKRDPESQKAQQAEIMDLYRRTGTNPFSSCLPILLQSPFFFALFQLLNNLKSIAEGNIKGGGSPVGPITKAVALSIEDSRIFGSRLSDAFLTSPGTSTKILAAVLIAAMSVTTFTTQHQLMRKNMPASALDNPFAKQQKVLLYLMPIFFAISGVNFPVGVLIYWTTTNLWTMGQQFYVIRNMPAPGSLAYQAMEERDRRKGRATKHVTVPGLEAQLAEEAEALKSGQRQQPKSKKRAKGGGAPKAGPTVGTPPETGSKPAQGDKQPGTNGPQPGRKKKPKTKKPSSAQERG
- the yidD gene encoding membrane protein insertion efficiency factor YidD, with the translated sequence MTTGEGSGTASLSSRSLALPFVWAVRLYQRFVSPLRPATCRFHPTCSAYAVESLERFGPIKGGWLAIRRLGRCHPWTPGGVDPVPHTWAERNVWRPEDYRPPVDTDADPVTAPDSGTAGEPAPNRPAAAPRRTSRPDHPA
- the rnpA gene encoding ribonuclease P protein component, which gives rise to MLPARHRLRERADFTAAVRGSGASRAGGRLIVVHANRTDARAELPPRVGFVVSKAVGNAVTRNLTKRRLRAAVATQLSGIPLGVDVVVRANPSAALASYQELADSIALQLDRVCRSVSKASS
- the rpmH gene encoding 50S ribosomal protein L34, whose protein sequence is MSKRTFQPNNRRRAKTHGFRLRMRTRAGRAILAARRRKGRAELSA